One region of Drosophila kikkawai strain 14028-0561.14 chromosome 2R, DkikHiC1v2, whole genome shotgun sequence genomic DNA includes:
- the Prx6c gene encoding peroxiredoxin-6, with translation MRLGQTVPNFKAETTKGPINFHEWQGNQWVVLFSHPADFTPVCTTELGRIAVHQPEFAKRNTKCLAHSVDALNSHVDWVNDIKSYCLDIPGDFPYPIIADPTRDLAVSLGMLDEEQKRDPEVGKTIRALFIISPDHKVRLSMFYPMSTGRNVDEILRTIDSLQLTDRLKVVATPANWTPGTKVMILPTVTDEEAHKLFPKGFDKVSMPSGVNYVRTTENY, from the exons ATGCGTTTGGGACAGACTGTACCTAACTTCAAGGCCGAGACCACCAAGGGCCCCATCAACTTCCACGAGTGGCAGGGCAACCA GTGGGTGGTGCTCTTCTCGCACCCCGCTGACTTCACGCCGGTGTGCACCACTGAGCTGGGAAGGATCGCTGTCCATCAGCCAGAGTTCGCCAAGCGGAACACCAAGTGCCTGGCGCATTCCGTGGACGCCTTGAACTCCCACGTCGACTGGGTGAACGACATCAAGAGCTACTGCCTGGACATTCCCGGCGACTTCCCATACCCGATCATCGCCGACCCCACCAGGGACCTGGCCGTCAGCCTGGGCATGCTCGATGAGGAGCAGAAGCGCGACCCTGAGGTGGGCAAGACCATCCGTGCGCTGTTCATCATCAGTCCGGACCACAAGGTGCGCCTCTCCATGTTCTACCCCATGTCCACGGGCCGCAACGTTGA TGAGATCCTGAGGACCATTGACTCGCTGCAGCTGACTGATCGCCTTAAGGTGGTGGCCACTCCAGCCAACTGGACT CCTGGAACCAAGGTCATGATCCTGCCCACCGTCACCGATGAAGAGGCCCACAAACTATTCCCCAAGGGCTTCGACAAGGTCTCCATGCCCTCAGGTGTTAACTACGTCCGCACCACTGAGAACTATTAG
- the polyph gene encoding glutamate transporter polyphemus isoform X3 yields MEPKKPDQAQAQKSDLDPLASNEPLGVVQSMTSFYRYDPYAKRTVENPLTNCDAFVSLLKCVIGTGILAMPLAFRCSGIVIGVLMSALLMVLLTYCIHLLISSMTECCRRRQVPQVSMPEAVRIAYEEGPRWVQCLGPAAGIMTSCVLVIGQFLLCSVYLVFVAKNYKEIGDYHIGKVNEGYYVLGLCLLLLPLFLIRQLKYLVPLNILSNILLYAGFILIMYYLFSGLPSIKERELVKPPIEWIEFFGIAAFSLTAVGSMLVVEANMAHPQNYLGLFGVLNLAVLFILFSNLFFGIMGYWRFGESVQASVTLNIPQCEM; encoded by the exons ATGGAGCCGAAAAAGCCGGATCAGGCCCAGGCCCAGAAGTCGGACCTAGATCCGCTGGCCTCCAATGAGCCGTTGGGTGTAGT GCAGTCCATGACGTCATTCTACAGATACGATCCCTATGCCAAGCGAACCGTGGAGAATCCCTTGAC TAACTGTGACGCCTTCGTCTCGCTGCTAAAGTGCGTGATTGGCACGGGTATTCTGGCCATGCCGCTGGCCTTTCGCTGTTCGGGCATCGTGATTGGTGTTCTGATGTCCGCCCTGTTGATGGTCCTGCTGACCTACTGCATCCATTTGCTG ATCTCCAGCATGACAGAGTGCTGTCGAAGACGGCAAGTGCCGCAGGTGTCGATGCCAGAGGCCGTGAGAATCGCCTATGAGGAGGGTCCCCGCTGGGTTCAGTGCCTGGGACCCGCGGCGGGGATTATGACAAGCTGCGTTTTGGTCATTGGACAGTTCCTACTCTGCTCTGTGTACTTAGTTTTCGTGGCCAAGAACTACAAGGAGATCGGGGATTATCACATAGGGAAAGTCAACGAGGGGTATTATGTCTTGGGCCTttgcctgctgctcctgccgctTTTTCTGATTCGCCAACTAAAGTACCTGGTGCCCCTGAATATCTTATCAAACATTCTGTTGTATGCGGGATTCATTCTGATCATGTACTACTTGTTCAGTGGCCTGCCCAGTATCAAGGAAAGGGAGTTGGTCAAGCCTCCCATAGAATGGATCGAGTTCTTTGGCATTGCTGCCTTTTCCCTGACTGCCGTGGGTTCG ATGCTCGTCGTGGAGGCCAACATGGCTCACCCGCAGAACTATCTGGGTCTCTTTGGTGTCCTTAACTTGGCTGTACTCTTCATACTGTTCTCGAATTTGTTCTTTGGAATAATGGGTTACTGGCGGTTTGGCGAAAGTGTTCAGGCCAGCGTCACACTCAACATTCCGCAGTGTGAAATGTAg
- the LOC108085097 gene encoding HIG1 domain family member 1A, mitochondrial, whose translation MSAKSLFESEEDVAQEHKFARKAKESPFMLVGIAGFLAAGLVGAYKYRNRGSMSTSVFLMQLRVAAQGTVVGCLTAGLAYTMAKEYLFEKAPAEEPKPVQD comes from the coding sequence ATGAGTGCCAAATCCCTTTTCGAAAGTGAAGAAGACGTCGCCCAGGAGCACAAATTTGCGAGGAAGGCCAAGGAGTCGCCCTTCATGCTGGTGGGCATTGCCGGATTCCTGGCAGCCGGACTGGTGGGAGCATACAAGTACCGTAACCGCGGGTCGATGAGCACCAGTGTCTTCCTGATGCAGCTGCGAGTGGCTGCCCAGGGAACAGTCGTCGGCTGCCTGACCGCTGGACTGGCCTACACCATGGCCAAGGAGTACCTGTTCGAGAAGGCGCCCGCGGAGGAGCCCAAGCCAGTCCAGGACTAG
- the polyph gene encoding glutamate transporter polyphemus isoform X2, translating to MTECCRRRQVPQVSMPEAVRIAYEEGPRWVQCLGPAAGIMTSCVLVIGQFLLCSVYLVFVAKNYKEIGDYHIGKVNEGYYVLGLCLLLLPLFLIRQLKYLVPLNILSNILLYAGFILIMYYLFSGLPSIKERELVKPPIEWIEFFGIAAFSLTAVGSMLVVEANMAHPQNYLGLFGVLNLAVLFILFSNLFFGIMGYWRFGESVQASVTLNIPQCEILSQVIKFCIATGILLSYPLHGFVVITVIFSDYSNTEENKRKHHKLIECVVRIIFLLFTGVVAIVMPNLAALTELEGAFSLSNLNLLCPALMDIFLCYGKGYGRLKWRLIRDLLLILIGLIFGFVGCAMAIRQLIHDFRVTLGQM from the exons ATGACAGAGTGCTGTCGAAGACGGCAAGTGCCGCAGGTGTCGATGCCAGAGGCCGTGAGAATCGCCTATGAGGAGGGTCCCCGCTGGGTTCAGTGCCTGGGACCCGCGGCGGGGATTATGACAAGCTGCGTTTTGGTCATTGGACAGTTCCTACTCTGCTCTGTGTACTTAGTTTTCGTGGCCAAGAACTACAAGGAGATCGGGGATTATCACATAGGGAAAGTCAACGAGGGGTATTATGTCTTGGGCCTttgcctgctgctcctgccgctTTTTCTGATTCGCCAACTAAAGTACCTGGTGCCCCTGAATATCTTATCAAACATTCTGTTGTATGCGGGATTCATTCTGATCATGTACTACTTGTTCAGTGGCCTGCCCAGTATCAAGGAAAGGGAGTTGGTCAAGCCTCCCATAGAATGGATCGAGTTCTTTGGCATTGCTGCCTTTTCCCTGACTGCCGTGGGTTCG ATGCTCGTCGTGGAGGCCAACATGGCTCACCCGCAGAACTATCTGGGTCTCTTTGGTGTCCTTAACTTGGCTGTACTCTTCATACTGTTCTCGAATTTGTTCTTTGGAATAATGGGTTACTGGCGGTTTGGCGAAAGTGTTCAGGCCAGCGTCACACTCAACATTCCGCAGTGTGAAAT CTTATCCCAGGTCATTAAGTTTTGCATAGCCACGGGCATCCTGCTCAGCTATCCGCTGCATGGCTTTGTGGTGATCACTGTGATCTTCAGCGACTACAGTAACACcgaggaaaataaaagaaagcaTCATAAGCTGATTGAGTGCGTGGTGCGCATTATATTTCTGTTGTTTACTG gaGTGGTGGCCATTGTCATGCCCAATCTGGCTGCTCTCACGGAGCTGGAGGGCGCCTTTTCGCTGAGCAATCTCAACCTGCTGTGTCCCGCCCTGATGGATATATTCCTTTGCTATGGCAAGGGCTATGGCCGTTTGAAGTGGCGACTGATTCGCGACCTGCTGCTCATCCTGATCGGACttatctttggctttgtggGCTGTGCGATGGCCATAAGGCAGCTGATACACGATTTCCGGGTGACGCTTGGCCAGATGTAG
- the polyph gene encoding glutamate transporter polyphemus isoform X1, which yields MEPKKPDQAQAQKSDLDPLASNEPLGVVQSMTSFYRYDPYAKRTVENPLTNCDAFVSLLKCVIGTGILAMPLAFRCSGIVIGVLMSALLMVLLTYCIHLLISSMTECCRRRQVPQVSMPEAVRIAYEEGPRWVQCLGPAAGIMTSCVLVIGQFLLCSVYLVFVAKNYKEIGDYHIGKVNEGYYVLGLCLLLLPLFLIRQLKYLVPLNILSNILLYAGFILIMYYLFSGLPSIKERELVKPPIEWIEFFGIAAFSLTAVGSMLVVEANMAHPQNYLGLFGVLNLAVLFILFSNLFFGIMGYWRFGESVQASVTLNIPQCEILSQVIKFCIATGILLSYPLHGFVVITVIFSDYSNTEENKRKHHKLIECVVRIIFLLFTGVVAIVMPNLAALTELEGAFSLSNLNLLCPALMDIFLCYGKGYGRLKWRLIRDLLLILIGLIFGFVGCAMAIRQLIHDFRVTLGQM from the exons ATGGAGCCGAAAAAGCCGGATCAGGCCCAGGCCCAGAAGTCGGACCTAGATCCGCTGGCCTCCAATGAGCCGTTGGGTGTAGT GCAGTCCATGACGTCATTCTACAGATACGATCCCTATGCCAAGCGAACCGTGGAGAATCCCTTGAC TAACTGTGACGCCTTCGTCTCGCTGCTAAAGTGCGTGATTGGCACGGGTATTCTGGCCATGCCGCTGGCCTTTCGCTGTTCGGGCATCGTGATTGGTGTTCTGATGTCCGCCCTGTTGATGGTCCTGCTGACCTACTGCATCCATTTGCTG ATCTCCAGCATGACAGAGTGCTGTCGAAGACGGCAAGTGCCGCAGGTGTCGATGCCAGAGGCCGTGAGAATCGCCTATGAGGAGGGTCCCCGCTGGGTTCAGTGCCTGGGACCCGCGGCGGGGATTATGACAAGCTGCGTTTTGGTCATTGGACAGTTCCTACTCTGCTCTGTGTACTTAGTTTTCGTGGCCAAGAACTACAAGGAGATCGGGGATTATCACATAGGGAAAGTCAACGAGGGGTATTATGTCTTGGGCCTttgcctgctgctcctgccgctTTTTCTGATTCGCCAACTAAAGTACCTGGTGCCCCTGAATATCTTATCAAACATTCTGTTGTATGCGGGATTCATTCTGATCATGTACTACTTGTTCAGTGGCCTGCCCAGTATCAAGGAAAGGGAGTTGGTCAAGCCTCCCATAGAATGGATCGAGTTCTTTGGCATTGCTGCCTTTTCCCTGACTGCCGTGGGTTCG ATGCTCGTCGTGGAGGCCAACATGGCTCACCCGCAGAACTATCTGGGTCTCTTTGGTGTCCTTAACTTGGCTGTACTCTTCATACTGTTCTCGAATTTGTTCTTTGGAATAATGGGTTACTGGCGGTTTGGCGAAAGTGTTCAGGCCAGCGTCACACTCAACATTCCGCAGTGTGAAAT CTTATCCCAGGTCATTAAGTTTTGCATAGCCACGGGCATCCTGCTCAGCTATCCGCTGCATGGCTTTGTGGTGATCACTGTGATCTTCAGCGACTACAGTAACACcgaggaaaataaaagaaagcaTCATAAGCTGATTGAGTGCGTGGTGCGCATTATATTTCTGTTGTTTACTG gaGTGGTGGCCATTGTCATGCCCAATCTGGCTGCTCTCACGGAGCTGGAGGGCGCCTTTTCGCTGAGCAATCTCAACCTGCTGTGTCCCGCCCTGATGGATATATTCCTTTGCTATGGCAAGGGCTATGGCCGTTTGAAGTGGCGACTGATTCGCGACCTGCTGCTCATCCTGATCGGACttatctttggctttgtggGCTGTGCGATGGCCATAAGGCAGCTGATACACGATTTCCGGGTGACGCTTGGCCAGATGTAG